In the Helianthus annuus cultivar XRQ/B chromosome 11, HanXRQr2.0-SUNRISE, whole genome shotgun sequence genome, one interval contains:
- the LOC118483853 gene encoding uncharacterized protein LOC118483853, whose amino-acid sequence MTGKEHTSNTEPKSSSLHPAYTVTNIQNKVRTLDGTKVTYSSWVKLFKLHAKAYKVLDHIDGTTAPKEGDDDYDSWQEIDALILQWIYATLSDEYLVRVLETDATARATWVKLEGIFLSNKGSRATTLEHDFTNLTLGACASLDEYCQKLKDIAEQLGDVGFPVSEPRLVMQLVRGLPSEYDVTAALINQTSPTWDEARTSLQKEQQRQAARQNNNQSVLVTTPIPAATVTEPSTQTNNPPAPNTAPTDPNRYSQNYYDPNRPRGRGRGYRGGRGRGSRGRGNYSNQYSTSQWNQPSPTYPPAYGPQQSPAPFPSWNTPPTPYPSQAWAPNQPPPPYPQPQYNQAHLAYQQAQMQPLTQQPPTPTQFHDPNVFNALNPTDIGTALSMMQINNPDTSWNMDTGASSHITSNIGPQDGHLPFAP is encoded by the coding sequence ATGACCGGCAAAGAACATACGTCCAACACCGAACCTAAATCCTCCTCCCTGCATCCAGCCTATACGGTGACCAACATTCAAAACAAGGTTCGCACTCTCGACGGCACCAAGGTTACGTATTCATCATGGGTAAAGCTTTTCAAGTTACATGCAAAAGCTTACAAGGTTCTTGATCATATCGACGGCACGACTGCACCAAAGGAAGGCGACGATGACTATGATTCCTGGCAAGAGATCGACGCCCTTATTCTCCAATGGATATACGCCACGCTATCCGACGAGTATTTGGTTCGGGTTCTTGAAACCGATGCTACGGCACGAGCCACATGGGTGAAACTTGAAGGTATTTTTCTTAGTAACAAAGGCTCTCGAGCTACGACTCTTGAGCATGACTTTACAAATCTCACACTTGGAGCTTGTGCATCCCTCGACGAATATTGTCAGAAACTTAAAGACATCGCCGAGCAACTAGGCGATGTCGGCTTTCCGGTTAGCGAGCCACGGCTCGTTATGCAACTTGTTCGAGGCCTACCGTCCGAGTATGATGTTACCGCTGCCCTCATCAATCAAACCTCCCCTACATGGGATGAAGCTCGCACCAGTCTGCAAAAAGAACAACAACGCCAAGCCGCCCGCCAAAATAACAACCAATCGGTACTTGTCACCACTCCGATTCCCGCTGCTACCGTTACCGAACCATCTACCCAAACTAACAACCCACCCGCACCTAATACAGCCCCTACAGATCCTAATCGGTACTCACAAAATTATTATGATCCAAACCGTCCTCGTGGCCGTGGACGCGGCTACCGTGGCGGTCGTGGTCGGGGTTCTCGGGGACGTGGCAACTATAGCAACCAATACTCTACCTCTCAATGGAACCAACCCTCACCCACCTATCCACCCGCTTACGGCCCACAGCAATCTCCGGCCCCTTTCCCCTCCTGGAACACACCGCCTACCCCTTACCCCTCACAAGCTTGGGCCCCTAATCAACCACCTCCTCCTTACCCCCAACCCCAATACAACCAGGCCCATCTTGCTTACCAACAGGCCCAAATGCAGCCATTAACCCAGCAGCCTCCCACCCCTACCCAGTTCCACGACCCGAATGTTTTTAATGCATTAAACCCAACGGACATCGGCACGGCTCTCTCCATGATGCAGATCAATAACCCGGACACCTCGTGGAACATGGACACCGGAGCATCCTCTCACATCACCTCCAATATCG